The genomic DNA attgcaaggagttcaaatacgctatctattatttattttgacttcttggaggtgttaaaatataataaaaaagaatcGCCAAAATTTttcacgttaggcctgatatggaatcatattaggcccaacgtgggcctgatatcatttcatatcagccccaacgtggagaattttagtgattcttccttattacattttaacagatctgagaagccgaaataaacaatgaatagcatatttaaactccttgcaaccccagaaattcataggaactgaaatgggtgcaatcggatcTCTTTATGTTCATCCGTGGGTttcgaccaaaatccactgatggacctagagagcttcaATTGCACTCATttaagttcctgtggatttctgaggttgcaagaagtttaaatatactatccattatttattttggcttatcAAAGGcgctaaaatatttttagaagaatttacgtgcaaaagagaggaaaaaaaaagaggagagaaaagagaagaaacattACATGCATAGGAGGAAAGAGAAGATAGAGAGAAATGatagagaaaataaaaagagaggtAATCAGGAGGGTAGAGTGGTAAAAGCATTGTAAAAAGGTGCATATTTTATTAAATAACAAAGTAGCATGTGTGTTTTAGTAAATTTGTAAACTTGAATATGCCTTTTGGAAAATTGACCTACGATCATTGTTGTTACCCGTTTTAAATGAAAAAGAAGTGAGGTAATCCCTTTTATTTCATCCTAGATTTCGTAATAGGAATTATGAATATTCGTCACTTTTTATTAGTTGCTTGAAATCCCATAGTACGCTTCTAGTTATATAATTCGATAATCAGAACTGTACTATTTGGTCAGAATTTGACGGATTAGAATTGAATTGTAATACAtatatgtaattaatatataaagatgatattattaaaatatttttcataataacttATAAAATATATTCTGATTGATTAGATTTTAGTGATTTAGTATTGTCTGATATAATTATATTAGTAACTATATTAACTCTTTTACAATTTACCTCTgaagatatgaaaaaaaaatctccCTAACACTCCAACTAGGAACAATATAGAAAATTGAGATATGTTTGACCAATGCTTTTGACCATCACAACGGACAAAAAAGCATTAAAGTCGAGTCATTAAATcaatatcttaattatttttcaagcaACTAATCTAACTTATTGAGTGGTGGTCACATGCCTTCCTTCTTAAAGTATTTGGGTGGCGCATCTCATGCCAtgcaaatatattatttaaaattatgcATAAATTTATCTCCCTAAGTAACTATCAACTGAATCCATAATTAATACCTATCAACCACCAAAGGCACGAGAGTCGCTGTCAGATTTAAAATTAGCAAAAGAAATTTGCCATCACAAGTCTAGATAAATTATTTCGAACGTTTTTAAATTTATTCTATAATTAATGAGAAATTTTTTAggatgattaattaattaattcgaaGGATGAACAAAGAAGAGATAAATTATATAAAAGGCAATGCTTTTTATTATGTGTGCCTGGACTGCCTGCCGGTAAACCAATAGGTATAGCTGTTGACCAAGACTttgttttactatttttttcctattatttttttacattaaaaaaatctataatatttttttctataatctttttttatttctttacaaCGAATTTATACGTGCAGGGAGTCATCTATGAGCTATTCAAATTTTGATCGAAAAATATTCGTTCAAATTTATCTGATTAAGTTAACGAGCCGAGTTCGAACATGATTTCGAGCTCGAAAATATTATCAAACTGAGCTCGACTTTAACAATATTTAATTCATGAGCTTATGAATATATTTGTTTAGAATCTCACAAACATATTTTTGTTaagagactatatatatataactaagctcatttaattttaaatgaGATTTTTTCGAGCTAAGCTCGAGTCGAACTCGATCTTAAGAACTAAAGTTTGAATTAAATTCGAACTATTTAGTTTTATTAAAACCGAACTCGAGCGTTAAAACTAAAGCTTAAATCAAACTCGAACCGAGCTCAAATTTAAGGATAACAATCAAGCCTGAGTTCGAATCTTTTATTGTTTGAATCAGCTTAACTCGTACCGTTCTAATTACTTAAGACTCTCAGAATTAAAATTAGAGAAATATCTCTTAGCTTTGCCTCAAACCTATGAAAACAAACATATAACTACTAACGGTCTCAATCCAAGGGCAACAATCGATTCATTatggtggtaaaaggtgaatatgtTCATCCTCAGTGCCCCCGTCAATCCatcccagggccaacacagaggaggtaaatcacgggcgagtgacaactactagtctttggaatagtgactaacatataagagagacatttatctcgactttactAAGATTCGAACCTCAGATCTCATGATGATAATACTTCGTATGTTAACCACTAAATCCATCCGAAAGGATATGTAAATCCGTGTCATTGATTGATTcgatttaattaaagttttaataaataaaataatcaagatttttctttttaaaaaaaatgaattaatCGAATTTcatcaattatttaaatttaatcgaGATTGCAGCATTAAATCCACCACTGTCCTCTATACTTTCCGCGGAGCCCAGCTTCTCCCATCAGATACGGCAACCAGCGGGTACAGCCGTCCTCAGGTGCGTACGGGCTTACGCGCCACTCCGCGCGGGCCCCAGCCTTTTTCTCTCTTTCGTCGCTGCTTTTGCCGTACGGAATTTGCCGCCTCTCGATGTCGTCGTTACCCGAATCGGCATCCATTACGCTGGAATTAGCATCAATAAAATATACTACACCACGGAAACGCACTCTAACACGATTCCCTTCCTGGATCCAATGAAATGGAATGAAATGAATTATTAAacggaaagaaagaaagaaagaaagagcaATTTTTTCATGTAATTATCCagataaataattaatttgataaataataataataaatcataaagAGAGGGGAGGGACAGCTTGCACGATCCCGAACGGCCCCTGTACTTGGGACGGGGGGTACCCATTGCGCCCCCACCCTTCCGCTGCCATCGCCAGGTAACGCCTTCTCCAATCCCCAACCGCCATGTGATCCTCCTCGTACACTTTTACCATATAGCCCTTTCGTTTGAACAATAGAGATCTATGAGGGCATTTTAgtcatttggtttgtttattacgAGATATGAGCACTCGGTGGAGGCGGTAACCGGATCAGGCCTCGCTTCTTCGGCTCttcgtctctctctctctctcgtttgCTAGAGAGGAAGGAATTTGAAGGGAAACGgatctgcttcttcttcttcttctttgagtCATGCGATCCCGACGAGGAAGAGACTCGCTGCTCCGCCGGCCGACCAGCTTCTCCGACGCTCCTATCTTCCCCATTCTGCACCCCTTTGTCCCTCTCCCCTCCTTCCTGTTCATCCCCACCTGATGCTCTCGACGTCCTGCTGAAGCAGCGATGAATAGGCAGCCACCCTGCGATTGCGACATGGCAACCGTGTTCCCCCTCGACTTGCTCGCCAACATCCTCGACCGTGTACCCGACCCCCGAGACCGCAAGTCTTGCCGGCTCGTCTGCCGCGGGTTCCTCCGCGCCGAGGAACTCCATCGGCGCTCGCTCCGCGTCCTCCGCCTCGAGGCCCTCACTGGCCTGCTCCGCCGCTTTGCCGCTGGACTTGAGCGCCTCGATCTCTCTGCCTGCCCCGCCCTCGACGACCGCTCCCTCTCTGCAGCCCTCGCTGCCGGGGTGGATCTGTTGCGGCTCAGATCCGTAAGCCTTAGCCGCGCCAGTGGGGTTGGGTGGCGAGGCCTGATGGCTCTCGTGGATGCGTGCCCGCACCTGGAGGCTGTGGACCTGTCACACTGCGTCGGGGTGGGGGATCGGGAGGCCGCCGCGCTTGCGGCGGCCGCCGGGTTGAAGGAGTTGCGATTGGATAAGTGCCTCGGGCTGACAGATGTCGGGCTCGCGACGGTGGCGGTGGGGTGCGCCGGACTGGAGATACTCGGAATCAAGTGGTGTCTGGAGATTTCCGATATTGGGATCGATCTGCTCGCTAAGAAGTGCCAGGATCTGAAGGAGTTGGACATCTCATATCTCAAGGTAACTTTCCAGTTTCCACATCGAATTTCCATCGATTGTCATATCAAAAAGATATCTTTTGATCCCCAAAATATTCACCAAGGAGATCATTTGAAAGTATACTAGTTAATCTCCTTTATGTtgtttattgtaatttttttatgGGATTTATATCTCAAGTTTTCAACTTCGCCTAGTAAGATCTTTCCATGCAATACTGGTTGTTAGCCAGTATTAGTTACTTATCTAAAAGGTGTTTTTTTCCCCCATTTGGTGGAGATCTCATGCGTTGTCATCTATTTCTCTTTTCAGATTACGAATAGATCGATCAACTCCATTTCCTCTCTTGGCAAGCTGGAAGTTCTGAATATGGTAGGATGCTCCGATATAGATGATGAGGGATTACAATCTCTAAAGCACCGAAACAACTCATTACGGgtaagtgttgttgaatattgTTCCTTTTTTTATTTCGAGCGACAGTCGTGGCTCTGTGGGAATCACCAAGCCAATGTATTTGAAGAGAAGCATAGCAGTTGGTTCCTGATACGTTTAGTCAATAATACTAATGCAGATGTTGATAGTTCAACCAATCGCTTGGGATATAACAGACAAtgatttttgtttatattttattGCAGAGCATCAACGTCTCTCGTTGTGAAAATGTGACTTCTAGTGGCTTAACCTCAGTGATTGAAGGAAGCAATTGTCTTCAGAAACTCAATGTTGGAGATTGTTTTCCTGTAAGGTTTAGACACTTAGAAATAAGCACAATTTACTTGAAGAAAAGTCACAATACTGTTTTTCTTCTATGCTAGTGTTCATGTGGAAGTTGTACATCGCAGGAGCTGGCGCCGCTCTTCCTTTCGAAGTTGAATGGTTTGAAGGATAGCTTGACAGTATTGAAACTTGATGGTTTTCAAGTTTCTGCATCAAGTCTTAAGATAATTGGTCTGAACTGCAAGAACTTAGCTAAGATAGGGCTTAGCAAATGCCAATGGGTGACTGATGAGGGGATCTGTGAGCTTGTAGCTAGTTGCGTTCACTTAACAACTATTGATCTGACATGCTGTCGTCTGCTTACAGACAAAGCCCTTATGGCTATAGGAGATCAATGTAAACAGCTTCGATGCCTCCGATTAGAGTCCTGCAGTTTAATAACCGATAAGGGTCTGGAATATATTGGAACTTGTTGCTCCAATCTTGAGGAGATAGATCTCACAGACTGCAGTATAACTGATACTGGTAAGTTATTGTTCTCATCATTGTTGAATCATGAATAGCTTGTGTTTCTATGTTTCTAGTTGCATTGTATTAATTTCCATCTCTCTTCCAGCGATGCAGAATTTGTCTAGGTGTTCAAAGATGCTAGTCTTGAAACTAGGCCTTTGTTATATGATTTCCGATGAAGGCCTTGTTCATATTGCATCCAACTGCAGAAAGCTTCACGAACTTGATCTTTACCGGTATGTCTGTTTTCATATGCAATACATTCAACTTCTGCATGTCCTTCAAATCTGAAGGAAATTTCAAACAAACTTGACTGCACAGGTGCGTTGAGGTTACTGATGATGGTTTAGCTGCCATAGCAACTGGTTGCAAGTTGATACAAAAGTTAAACCTCTGCTACTGCACGAAGATATCTGACCGAGGTCTGAAGCAAGTCAGTCATTTGGTAGACCTTCGTGATCTGGAACTGAGAGGTTTGCCTCACGTTTCAAGTTCAGGCATTGCAAAAATCGCCATCGGTTGTCGACGCCTTTCTGAGCTGGATTTGAAGCGCTGCAATTTGGTAAATGATGAAGGTCTATTTGCTCTTGCCCAGTATACTGAAAACCTCAGACAGGTTagtaacttataatctcaaaaataaaaactaacttattGTATGTCGAAGATCTTAAAAGAAGCTTGTTCGATCTAATTCAACAATCTTTTTGCAGATAAATATATCATACTGTCCAGTTTCAGGCATGGGTTTGTGCATGTTACTTGGAACTCTGAAATGCCTACAAGATGTGAAGTTGGTACATCTCAGTCTTGTGCCAATTGAGTGGTTTGAGATTGCCCTGAGAGCTTCCTATGAAAAGTTAAAGAAGTTGAAGCTCCTCACCGGAATGAGGAACCTCCTTTCGCCATTGCTGATCGAGAAATTGCAATTAAGAGGGTGCCGAATTCGATGGGTCGATAAACCTCCGGCCGCTTGCTGATAGGCAAAACAAAACCCTGTTGATTGCTCTGTGTCTGCAAGCTGTGCTGCTTTCTTATTTTTTGATCGAATAATTTCCATTTTGATTTCTCGAACACACTTTTTAACAATGGATATTGCAATGAGTTCATTAAAGACGCATCATACAGATCTGTTTGtgatcatt from Zingiber officinale cultivar Zhangliang chromosome 4A, Zo_v1.1, whole genome shotgun sequence includes the following:
- the LOC121969323 gene encoding F-box/LRR-repeat protein 3-like isoform X2, coding for MNRQPPCDCDMATVFPLDLLANILDRVPDPRDRKSCRLVCRGFLRAEELHRRSLRVLRLEALTGLLRRFAAGLERLDLSACPALDDRSLSAALAAGVDLLRLRSVSLSRASGVGWRGLMALVDACPHLEAVDLSHCVGVGDREAAALAAAAGLKELRLDKCLGLTDVGLATVAVGCAGLEILGIKWCLEISDIGIDLLAKKCQDLKELDISYLKITNRSINSISSLGKLEVLNMVGCSDIDDEGLQSLKHRNNSLRSINVSRCENVTSSGLTSVIEGSNCLQKLNVGDCFPELAPLFLSKLNGLKDSLTVLKLDGFQVSASSLKIIGLNCKNLAKIGLSKCQWVTDEGICELVASCVHLTTIDLTCCRLLTDKALMAIGDQCKQLRCLRLESCSLITDKGLEYIGTCCSNLEEIDLTDCSITDTAMQNLSRCSKMLVLKLGLCYMISDEGLVHIASNCRKLHELDLYRCVEVTDDGLAAIATGCKLIQKLNLCYCTKISDRGLKQVSHLVDLRDLELRGLPHVSSSGIAKIAIGCRRLSELDLKRCNLVNDEGLFALAQYTENLRQINISYCPVSGMGLCMLLGTLKCLQDVKLVHLSLVPIEWFEIALRASYEKLKKLKLLTGMRNLLSPLLIEKLQLRGCRIRWVDKPPAAC
- the LOC121969323 gene encoding F-box/LRR-repeat protein 3-like isoform X1, which codes for MNRQPPCDCDMATVFPLDLLANILDRVPDPRDRKSCRLVCRGFLRAEELHRRSLRVLRLEALTGLLRRFAAGLERLDLSACPALDDRSLSAALAAGVDLLRLRSVSLSRASGVGWRGLMALVDACPHLEAVDLSHCVGVGDREAAALAAAAGLKELRLDKCLGLTDVGLATVAVGCAGLEILGIKWCLEISDIGIDLLAKKCQDLKELDISYLKITNRSINSISSLGKLEVLNMVGCSDIDDEGLQSLKHRNNSLRSINVSRCENVTSSGLTSVIEGSNCLQKLNVGDCFPCSCGSCTSQELAPLFLSKLNGLKDSLTVLKLDGFQVSASSLKIIGLNCKNLAKIGLSKCQWVTDEGICELVASCVHLTTIDLTCCRLLTDKALMAIGDQCKQLRCLRLESCSLITDKGLEYIGTCCSNLEEIDLTDCSITDTAMQNLSRCSKMLVLKLGLCYMISDEGLVHIASNCRKLHELDLYRCVEVTDDGLAAIATGCKLIQKLNLCYCTKISDRGLKQVSHLVDLRDLELRGLPHVSSSGIAKIAIGCRRLSELDLKRCNLVNDEGLFALAQYTENLRQINISYCPVSGMGLCMLLGTLKCLQDVKLVHLSLVPIEWFEIALRASYEKLKKLKLLTGMRNLLSPLLIEKLQLRGCRIRWVDKPPAAC